The Leptolyngbya subtilissima AS-A7 genome includes a region encoding these proteins:
- a CDS encoding DUF2188 domain-containing protein: MPWTYDEFPTSMKNLTAEVRRKAIDIANALLDDGYEEGRAIAIATAQSEKWAKRRHKQIAKKNTGGTTGQAVAADDEKDNGESIHVFADPEESGWIATQGQKRIAQGSKKTDVVDKAKEKAKAQRTELCIHNKQGDLVEEHDYS, translated from the coding sequence ATGCCCTGGACTTACGACGAATTCCCAACCTCCATGAAGAATCTGACTGCTGAGGTGCGGCGAAAGGCGATTGATATTGCCAATGCTCTTTTAGACGATGGGTATGAGGAAGGTCGGGCGATCGCGATTGCCACTGCTCAATCAGAAAAGTGGGCTAAACGCCGTCACAAGCAAATCGCTAAGAAAAATACCGGTGGCACCACAGGTCAGGCCGTTGCTGCCGATGATGAAAAAGATAATGGAGAATCCATTCACGTCTTTGCTGATCCGGAAGAGTCAGGGTGGATTGCGACCCAGGGCCAAAAACGGATTGCCCAGGGCAGCAAAAAGACTGATGTAGTCGACAAAGCAAAAGAGAAGGCCAAGGCTCAAAGGACGGAACTCTGTATTCACAACAAGCAGGGCGATCTTGTTGAAGAACACGACTATTCATAA
- the eno gene encoding phosphopyruvate hydratase translates to MVAITSVHGRQILDSRGNPTVEVDVVLEGGAKGRAGVPSGASTGIREALELRDDDKVVYGGKGVLKAVANVNDTIAPAILGMDAMDLAAVDHKMLALDGTDNKGTLGANAILGVSMAVARAAAVAADIPLYVHLGGPDSVLLPVPCFNIINGGAHADNSVDFQEFMIAPVGAPTFSEALRYGAEVYHALKSVLKAAGYSTAIGDEGGFAPNLKSNVEAIEVILKGIEKAGLRPGDDIAIALDPAVSELYQEDGSYLFYKSDNSRKSTADMIDLWESWVNQFPIVSIEDGLGEQDWAGWQAMTQRLGDRIQLVGDDAFVTNPAIIAQAIKDGVGNSTLVKVNQIGSITETLEAIKMSHEAGYTCMVSHRSGETPDDFIADLVVGAMTGQIKSGAPCRGERLSKYNQLLRIEEELGAKGQYAGLNTFKRKTLTA, encoded by the coding sequence ATGGTCGCAATTACATCGGTTCACGGTAGGCAGATTCTAGATTCGCGGGGCAACCCCACGGTTGAAGTCGATGTAGTGCTAGAAGGTGGGGCTAAGGGGCGTGCTGGCGTGCCTTCTGGAGCATCCACCGGTATTCGCGAAGCCCTAGAACTGCGGGATGACGACAAAGTCGTCTACGGTGGTAAAGGGGTGCTCAAGGCCGTAGCCAACGTCAACGACACCATTGCCCCAGCCATCCTCGGCATGGATGCGATGGATCTCGCCGCCGTAGATCACAAAATGCTGGCTTTAGACGGCACTGACAACAAGGGTACTCTGGGCGCTAACGCCATTTTGGGCGTATCGATGGCGGTGGCTCGGGCTGCTGCCGTTGCTGCCGATATTCCCCTATACGTGCATCTAGGTGGACCCGATTCGGTGCTGCTGCCGGTGCCCTGCTTCAACATCATCAACGGCGGTGCCCATGCCGACAACAGCGTCGATTTTCAAGAATTCATGATTGCTCCGGTGGGTGCGCCGACTTTTTCTGAGGCGCTGCGCTACGGGGCCGAGGTCTACCACGCGCTCAAGTCGGTGCTGAAAGCGGCGGGCTATAGCACCGCTATCGGCGACGAGGGCGGTTTTGCCCCTAACCTCAAGAGCAATGTGGAAGCGATCGAAGTCATTCTCAAGGGCATTGAGAAAGCCGGTCTGCGGCCTGGGGATGACATTGCGATCGCCCTTGACCCGGCCGTCAGCGAGCTGTACCAAGAAGACGGCAGCTATCTGTTCTACAAATCCGACAACAGCCGCAAGTCTACCGCCGACATGATTGACCTGTGGGAAAGCTGGGTCAATCAGTTTCCCATTGTGTCGATCGAAGACGGCCTCGGCGAGCAAGACTGGGCAGGTTGGCAGGCCATGACCCAGCGATTAGGCGATCGCATTCAGCTGGTCGGCGACGATGCCTTTGTAACTAACCCTGCCATCATTGCCCAGGCGATCAAAGACGGCGTTGGCAACTCGACCCTGGTCAAGGTCAATCAAATTGGCTCGATTACTGAAACCCTTGAAGCGATCAAAATGTCCCACGAGGCGGGCTACACCTGCATGGTCAGCCACCGCTCCGGCGAAACCCCCGACGACTTCATCGCCGACCTGGTGGTGGGCGCGATGACCGGCCAGATCAAGTCCGGTGCCCCCTGCCGAGGCGAACGCCTATCGAAGTACAACCAGTTGCTGCGCATCGAAGAAGAACTGGGTGCTAAGGGCCAATATGCCGGGCTCAACACCTTCAAGCGCAAAACTCTGACTGCCTAG